The genomic window ACATTCTCATCCCGGCTTATTGCGTAAGGCACTTTTTATATCAAACGATGAATTACACTGGGTAAGAGAAGATCTTAGGTTAAAACAGAGAGAAACTCTTGAGGTTGAGGCGCGAATCAGATACAGACAACCCCTTCAAAAAGCCAGGTTATATAAAGTAGAAAGTGGATTGTATATCGAATTTGATCAATTTCAGTCAGCTATTTCCGAGGGGCAGTTTGCCGCCTGGTATCTAGGAGAAGAATTGATTGGATCAGGTGTAATTAGTTAGTTTCTTTCATAGGTGCAAATAATAATATATATATATTAACTTTTTGGATACCTTTTGTGTAATTCTCAAATTTGTTACATCATGCAAATAATTTTATTACTTTTGCGCTAATGAATTTTACAGCCACTGACATAGCAGGAATCCTCCATGGGGAAATTGAAGGAAATCCGGAAGTAACAGTCAATAATTTAGCAAAAATAGAGGAGGGGAAACCCGGAACTCTTACGTTTTTGTCTAATCCCAGGTATACTCCTTATATATATTCTACAAATTCATCTATAGTAATTGTAGAAAAGAATTTCAAGGCAGAAAAAGAAGTAAATGCAACATTGATTCGCGTTGATGATCCTTATAAGTCATTTTCTACTTTATTGGAGTTTTATAACCAGGTAAAGCAAAATAAATCGGGAATAGAGAGCCCGGTATTTATATCAGATTCTGCTAAATTTGGAGAAGATTCTTATATAGGCGCTTTTTCGCATATAGGAAATAATGTTGTAATTGGAGATAATGTAAAAATATATCCTAATGTGTCTATTGGGGATAACACAGTGATAGGGGATAATTCTATATTATTTTCAGGTGTGAAAATTTATTCTGAAACGGAAATAGGAAATAATTGTACAATACATTCAGGTACGGTAATTGGTTCTGATGGTTTTGGTTTTGCACCTAGCTCGGGAAGTGAATATTCAAAAATTCCCCAGATAGGGAATGTTATCATTGAAGACTATGTAGAAATTGGGGCTGCATCAACAATTGATAGGGCAACATTAGGTTCTACAATCATCAGAAAAGGAGTTAAGTTGGATAATCAAATACAAATAGCTCACAATGTTGAGATTGGCCAAAATACAGTAATCGCAGCGCAGACAGGAATTGCGGGTTCTTCAAAAATTGGAGAAAACTGTATGATTGGTGGTCAGGTTGGTATTGTCGGGCATATTACGATTGGTAACAACGTGAAAATAGCAGCTCAATCCGGTATTAATTCAAGTATTGAGGATAATATTACCATACAGGGATCGCCGGCCATGCCAATAAACGATTTTTATAAATCGTACGTTTATTTCAGAAAGTTTCCTGAAATAGTAACGAGACTAAGTAAATTAGAAAGCAAGCAATTAAATAATATAGAGAATTAACCAATAATTATGAGTCAGAAGCAGAAGACTTTGAAAGCACCAGTGTCTCTTACTGGGGTGGGTCTCCATACGGGAACCATGGTGACAATGACCTTTAATCCTGCTCCCGAAAATCACGGATTCAAATTTATGAGAACTGATTTGGAGGGAAGTCCTATAATTGAAGCAGATGCAAATTATGTGACGAATACGCAGAGAGGTACTGTACTAGAGAAAAAAGGAGTAAAAGTATATACAACGGAGCACGTTTTAGCAGCATTGGTTGGATTAGATCTAGATAATGTTTTGATTGAAATGGATGGCCCTGAACCTCCAATAAAAGATGGTTCATCAATCCAGTTTATTGAGGCAGTTGAAACAGTAGGTGTCAAAGAACAAGATGCAGAACGTGAATATTTTGAAATTAAGGAAGTTGTTTCTTATACTGATCCTACCACCGGAAGTGAAATAATAGCAATGCCTTCTGATGATTTTTCCATTACAACCATGGTTGATTTTGGAACTAAAGTACTTGGAACTCAAAATGCAACTTTAAATAGTCTCTCAAGTTTTAGAGATGAAATTGCAAATTCAAGAACTTTCTCTTTTTTACACGAACTGGAAATGTTGTTAGATAGTGGACTAATTAAGGGAGGGGACCTTAATAATGCTATTATTTATGTAGATAAGGAGATTTCGGAAGATACTTTGAATAAGCTTAAAAAAGTATTTAATAAGGAAAATGTCACTGTAAACCCAAATGGTATACTTGATAACCTGACTTTACATTATCCAAATGAGGCTGCCAGACACAAGTTGTTAGATGTTGTTGGTGATTTAACTCTTGTTGGAAAAAGAATTAAAGGAAAGATTATTGCTAATAAACCGGGGCACTTTGTCAATACACAGTTTGCCAAAAAATTAGCAAAGATTATTAAGATCGAAAAACGAAATAAAATTCCAAAATTCGATCTTAATGCCGAGCCTTTGATGGATGTTACAAAAATAATGAGCTTTTTGCCGCACAGACCTCCATTTTTGTTAGTTGATAAAATTATCGAATTATCTAAAAATCATGTGGTAGGGTTGAAGAATGTGACAATGAACGAACCTTTTTTTACAGGTCATTTTCCCGGAGCACCTGTTATGCCAGGAGTTTTGCAAGTTGAGGCAATGGCTCAGGCTGGTGGGATCCTAATACTAAATACGGTACCGGATCCTGAAAATTATTTGACATACTTCATGAAGATAGATAATGTTAAATTTAAACAAATGGTACTTCCAGGAGATACTTTAGTGTTTAAGATGGAGCTGTTATCACCAATTAGAAGAGGGATTTGTCATATGCAGGGTTATGCCTACGCTAATAATAAATTAGTAATGGAAGCTGAATTAATGGCTCAAATAGCTAAAAAGAAATAAATTTTATTCAACACACACAAAGATATGAATCAACCATTAGCATATGTTCACCCCGGTGCGAAGATCGCTTCCAATGTGGTTATTGAACCTTTTACAACTATACATAAAAATGTTGAAATAGGAGAGGGAACATGGATTGGATCTAATGTAACAATAATGGAAGGTGCCCGCATCGGTAAAAATGTGAGAATTTTTCCGGGAGCAGTTATTTCCGCAATCCCTCAAGATTTAAAATTTGAGGGTGAAGATTCTTTGGTAAAAATAGGAGATAATACAACTATTAGAGAAAATGTTACAGTAAACCGTGGAACAAGTGCCTCAGGAGAAACAGTAGTAGGCGAAAATTGTTTGGTCATGGCAAATGTACATGTTGCTCATGATTGTATATTAGGAAATTACTCTATTCTTGTAAATAATGTAGCTTTGGCCGGACATGTTGTTGTTGGAGAGTTTGCCATTATAGGTGGTCAATCGGCAGTGCATCAATTTGTGCATATTGGAGAACATGCAATGATATCAGGAGGTACATTAGTGAGAAAAGATATTCCTCCATTTACAAAAGCAGGAAAAGAGCCTGTTTCGTTTATAGGTATTAATTCTATAGGGTTGAGACGTAGGGGATTTGATTCTACTAAGATTCATGAAATACAGAGTATTTATAGAATATTATTTCAAAAGAAAAACAATACCACTCAGGCTTTACAGGTAATAGAGGCTGAGTTAGAAGCAACACCCGAAAGAGATCAAATAGTTACCTTTATCAGAGAGTCTCAAAGGGGGATAATGAAAGGATATAATCAGAAATTATAATATAATAAAATAAGATGGCTAGTACTTCAGATATTAGAAATGGTCTATGTATTCGTTTTAATAACGATATATATAAAGTTGTTGAATTTCAACATGTAAAACCTGGAAAAGGTCCTGCTTTTGTTAGAACAAAAATTAAAAGCCTGACCACCGGAAAAGTTCTTGACAATACAATTCCTGCCGGTCATAAAATTGAAACAGTAAGAGTTGAAACCAGAAGTTATCAATTCTTATATAACGACGATCAGGGTTATCACTTTATGAACATGGAAGATTACAATCAGATATTTCTTCAAGCTGAGATAATTGATGCACCTGAGTTGTTAAAAGAAGGTCAGAATGTAACTATTGTTTTTAATAGTGAGGATGAATCTCCTTTAACGTGTGATTTACCGTCACATGTGATATTAGAAATTAAATCAACTGAACCTGGTATAAAAGGAAATACAGCTACTAATGCTACAAAGCCTGCAATACTTGAAACCGGAGCAAATATTAATGTGCCATTGTTCATTAATGAAGGTGACAAAATAAAAATTGACACGGTAAAAGGTGCTTACATGGAAAGAATTAAAGAATAAATATATATTTCTTTCTTTAATATTCAAGAGTCCCTAAATGGGACTCATTTTTTTACCCCAAAATCTTTTCCATTGCCATTCCTCTAGACCCTTTTATCAGAATTGTTGAGTTTGAAAGTGTATCAAAAATTCCTGACTCTATAAACTCAGAAGTAGTTTCGAAATATGTAAATTTAGAAAGCTTATTTTTTGAGAATTCTTTTCCCAGTAAAATTACTTTGTCAATATCTGTCACTTCAATTTCAGCTGAAAGTGCACTGTGTTCTTTTTCTGAATATTCTCCCAGCTCAAACATATCACCCAATATAACAACCTTATAATCAGAATTCATATCTGCAATGTTTTTTATTGCAGCGCGCATGCTGGAAGGGTTGGCGTTATATGCATCCAGTATTATAGTATTTCCGTTTTTTTCGACAATTTGCGATCGGTTGTTTGTAGGTTGATATTCTTCTATAGCGTTTTTAATCTTTTCTTTGTCAACGTTGAAATACTCACCAACCGAAATAGCAAACCTTATATTTTGGAAATTATAACTGCCTACCAGTTTAGATTTAATTAGCAATCCGTTGTTGTTTACTACTACAAAAGGATTTGCTCCTTCGAAATAGATTTTATCAGATAAGAAACTCTTTTTGTTGTTTTCTGTTTGTTTTATCTGAATGTCATCATCAGAATTGACAAATACAGTTCCTCCTGTACTCAATAAGTATTGATAAAGTTCACTTTTGGCTTTTATAACCCCCTCAAAACTTCCAAATCCTTCAAGATGAGCTTTGCCGAAGTTTGTAATATATCCGTATTCGGGCATTGCAATTTTGCATAAATCTGCTATTTCACCCTGATGGTTGGCTCCCATCTCCACGATGGCCATATCGTTTTCAGGTTTTATACTGAGTAGGGTCAGAGGAACGCCAATATGATTATTGAGGTTACCTTCTGTTGCTATTGTATTGTATTTTTTAGATAATACCTGATATAAAAGTTCCTTTGTTGTTGTTTTTCCGTTGGATCCTGAAATACCTATGAAAGTAGCTTTTAATTGTTTTCTGTGATAATTGGCGAATTTTTGTAGAAAACTCAAAACGTCTTCAACAATAAAAGTTTTCCCTTTAATGTAATATTCTTTTTCATCAATTACAGCGATTTCTGCACCAGCTTCTATTGCTTTATTAACAAATTTATTTCCGTTAAAGTTTTCTCCTTTCAAAGCAAAGAAAATACTGCCTTGTTCAATTGTTCTGGTGTCAGTTGAAACTTTGTACGTCTTTTTATATGTCCGGTATAGTTCTTTTAGTGAAATACTCATGTTGAAGTGAAATACTATTTAGTTTAAAGGATGATTGTAAAAGTAGTATTTTAATTATCTATAAAATAATTACGGGGTGAATATCTTTAAAACAGATATGCACCCCGTAATTTTATATTATAGAAATAAGACTTTATCTATGATATGGAGTCTTTTTTTCTTTAGCCTGACTACCAACTCTATCCATGGCACATCTAAATCCAATGAAGTTTGTTGCCATATCCTGTTGAAGGAAGTTTCTTTGTGCAGGATCTAACCAATAAACTCTATCAGCCCATGACCCACCTTTATAAACTCTTACCTTATCGTTTATTAAAGAAGTTCTGCCTGCTGTTTTATCGTATGATCTTACTAAATTGCCTTCAGTATCAACTTTTACAATATTTTGCGGAGAATTATACATGTTTCCTGAAGCTCCTTCTACCTCATTAGGGTTTTCCTGATATTGTTTACTGGATTCTAAATCACCATCACTATAATTAATATTGTTAGATTGACTATAGTTAGTTCTCATGTATGTATCATCATCACCAACAGGAACCATAGCAATATCACCCGGAAGTTTGTGAGCTATTAGAGTACCATCACTTAAAGTATCATAAGGAATTGCTTCATCACCAATAATTGAAGTAGCCCCATTTTCGTCAATAGCTTTTTTCTCAAAAACATTACCACGGTAATAGCTAAAGTCGTTAGCATCGTCATCGATAACAGGACGATAAACATCCGCAACCCATTCTGCAACGTTTCCAGCCATATCATATAAACCAAAATCATTTGGAGGATATGATTTTACCTGATTTGTAATATCTGCACCATCGTTCGACCATCCGGCTATACCTTTATAATCACCTCTACCTGCTTTAAAGTTGGCAAGTAAATCACCTTTAGATCTTTTTTGTTGAGATTTAGCAGATTTACCATTCCATGGGAACTTCTTTCTACCTTTGATAGTGTTAAACTCTCTGTTACCTACCAGTGAAAGAGCAGCATATTCCCATTCTGCTTCGGTTGGTAGTCTGTATTTAGGTAGTAATAAACCATCTTCACGTGTTACATGACGACCTTCAAAATCACCTTTTGTATCTTCGTCAGGAGAGTAGTCAGGTAATCCTTTTCTGTATACTTCCTGATCTTTATCTTTAAAAACTAAGCTCGGGTCTTCTAAATATGTATTGGTGTTAAAATTATTCTCACCAATTACTATCTTATCTTTTGATCCATTAACATCATTAAGTACACCTTGATTAATTAAGATATCTTCGTTTACACGATCAGTTCTCCATTCAGCATACTTCGTAGCCTGGATCCAGTTTACCCCAACAACAGGATAAGCGTTATAGGCAGGGTGTCTCAAATAGTTGTTTACAAATACTTCGTTAGCACCCAAACGATTTCTCCATACTAATGTATCGGGAAGGGCAGATGCGTAAATGTATTTGTAATTAGTTTCCGATGGAGGGAACACTCTGTTTAACCAGTAAAGATATTCTCTGTAGTTTATGTTTGTTACCTCGGTTTCATCCATATAAAAAGAACGCACATGCTGTTTTGTTGGAGAGTTGTTCCAATCATGCATGAAGTCATCCTGAACACGTCCCATGGTGTATGATCCTCCTTCAATAAAAACCAGTCCCGGACCGGTTTCCTGTTCAGAGTAATTGGTGTTTGCTTGGAAACCACCATTCTTTGCATCATTTATTTTCCATCCGGTAGCACTTGATTCATTCTTGCCACCACAAGCAAATAACATCGACACAGTAACTGTAAGCAATGATAAGTTGCGTAGACTAGATCTGTACAATTGTTTCATGTGTATTAAGTTTTTTTTCATAGGTCAAACCTTTCTTTGCATTAGCTTTCTTCCTCTTCATGATCGTAAAGACATGCTAACACTACGTCTTAAGAAAAACGTTGCTGTTTTGAACAATGCAATATACAATAATTCAAAAAAAATCAACTATAAAATTCAATTTCAGAGATTTTTTTTTGAGCCTTGTATCGTGCATGTTTTCAATGAGTTATGTTAGGTGTATAGGTGTGGATAATCAAAGTACTACATGTTTTTGTTGGAAAAATCCTATGCGTAGCAAAGCAAAACACCTTTTTTACCTCTAATTTTTTCGTTCTCATATATACAACGTAATATTTCTATTTTTATTTTCTTAACGGAGTTATAGAATTTTTATTGTTATTTTGCGTTTTAAGCGTAGGTTTGAAGTTTTGTAAATACAAACGGACATTTGTTACTTAACTAAATCACATATTATTTAATCATTTATCTGGTAAAAAGAACATCCATATGGCAAAGTACCTTTACTATATTTTATTATTATTTCCGGGGTTATTGCATGCACAGCTCAATGATGTTAATGTTTCATTGAATTGGGATTTTAATGAAATAACTAAAAAATATGAGATTGAAAGTGACAATCAATATATATATGAGGATTATTATTATATAAGGCTTTCTGAAAGGAATTATTTGTCGAAGTTGAACTTTGAATTATTTGATTTTCATTTTTTAGATATTGATAGTTCAGAAGTGCCTGATTCTTTGGATTTTGCCGAAAAGTTGGAATATAGTGTTAACTGGGCAAAAGGACGTAATGGCTGGGTTCCTACAATTAGAATGAAGCCACTGATAGATGATGAAGGTAATGCAAAGTTATTATCGTCTTTTAAATTAAAAGAAACTGTAGTAGTAAGTAAGAGGTTCGAAGAACTTGATTCAAAGTTTACATCAAATAGTGTATTGTCCGACGGTAATTGGGTAAAACTTTCAATTGATAAAAGTGGAGTTTATAAGATAGATAATTCCTTAATGGGAGAAATAGCTTCTAAATTAGGGATTGGTATGAGTGAAATTGATCCTAGAAATATTGCAATTTATGGGCAAAGGGGGTCAAGGTTACCTGAGGTAAATTCCGATTATAATTCTGATGATCTTAAGGAATTGGCAATAGAGGTTTTTGGTGAGGATGATGGAGTTTTTAGTAATGAAGATTACCTTGTCTTTTATGCTGAAGGCGCTATCGGCCAGAAGGTTGATGTTTCTACAGCCAGATTGTCACATGTTGTTAATACATATACAGATAATACCTTTGTATTTATTACTGTAAAAGGTGTAAAAGGGAAACGAATAGAGAAGTTGAGCTATGTTTCCGGAGATCCTACAATGATCGTAGATACATATAATAGTTTCGCTTACCATGAATTGGAAGAGGTTAACTTTATTCAAAGTGGACAAATGTGGTTTGGCGAAAGATTGGAGCGTAATCCAAATCTATCGATTAAATTTGATTTTCCTGATAGGGTAGTCGATCGGGGTTTTTATGTAGAAACGGCTATAGGAGTTCATCCCGAAACCTATATGCGACTCGGAGTAAAAGCAAATGGTTCTGATTTGTATACCTTTAACTTTGGTGTGGATGATGAATATTATACTACGAAAAAGAATAGTAATTCAAATTCCTCAAAAGAATCTATTGATATTGATTTTAGTTTTTCTAACGGCGGAGAAGGAGAGTGTTTGTTAGATTATATAGAAGTAAATGCAATAAGTAAACTTGTTGCCAATAATAAACAATATTCTTTTCGAAATGTTGAAGCAATAAGTAATATGGTGTCGGAATATAGAATTTCTAATCCTTCATTGCTTTCAGATGTCTGGAATATTACTAATCCTTTATCTCCAAAAAAAGTTGAGCTAAGTACATCTTCAGGTTATTCGTCATTTAAGGAAGATTCAGGAGGTTTGGAAGAGTATCAACTTATAGTTAGCGGGGATTATTATTCACCTGAAGTTGTTTCGAGAATAGAAAATCAAAATTTACATTCACATAGTGCAGTTGATTATCTGATAATAACACATAATTCATTGCATGACTCAGCTGAGAAATTAGCCGCTTTTCACAGGGGGAGAGGCCTGGAGGTATCTGTAATAGACGTAGAAGATATCTATAACGAATTCAGTGCCGGGAGACAGGATTTGGTGGCGATAAGGCAGTTTGTTAAAATGGTTTATGAAAAAGGTGGAATGCCGTCAAAGCTAAAGTATTTGTTGATGTTTGGTGATTCAAGTTATGATTTTAAGAACAGAATAGAGAATAATACTAATTTGGTTCCTGCATATCAGGCTTATATAAGTACATCGAAATCTTTGTCCTTTGTAAGTGATGATTATTTTGGATTTATGGATGATCATGAAGGTGGAGAAATTAGCGGTAGTGATTTGATTGATATTGCTATTGGACGTATTCCTGTGATGACTGATGAAGAAGGAAATGATGTAGTACGAAAGATAGAAGAATATTCATCTTCATCATCTTTCGGTGATTGGAGGAATAAAGTTCAATTAATTTCCGATGACTATAAGATTAACAAGGGAAGTGATTGGGAAATTAACTTAATTAAGGATACCGAAAAGCTCTCTGACTGGTTGAGTGATAGAGATTCTAAAATAAATCATCAGAAGGTATATCTCGACAGTTACAAAATAGAAAGAACATCGGGGGGGAATACCTATCCTCAGGCACATCTGGATTTTATGCAAAATGTGCAAACAGGTAATCTGGTAACGAATTTCTTTGGGCATGGTAGTGAAACCAAGTGGACAGGTGAAGGTTTGTTTAATATTGATGATGTAGAAAAATTTTCGAACATAAATAATTTGCCTTTATTTATTACTATTACTTGTGAATTCTCTCGTTATGATAATCCTGCTATTTATTCGGGAGGTGAGAAGTTAATGACATATAAAGATGGAGGAGGAGTAGGTTTGATTTCAACTACAAGAGAAATGAGTGCGGGTTCAGGTAATAATATTAACAGACTTCTATTTAGTTATTTGTTTCCTGAAAACACAGAAGATTATAAGACAATTGGAGAGGTTTTAATGTTGACGAAAAACATGTACCCTTCAGGGATTTCCAAGCGTATAGTTTCTCTTCTGGGTGATCCGGCATTAATGCTTGCTTATCCAAAAAAAGAAATTAAGGTGAACTCAATCAATTATAATGATGTTGAGAGTACAGATTCAATCACTATTATGTCGATGATGAAAGTACATATCGAAGGCGAGATTAATTATAATGGTCAGAAAGATACGGGGTTCAATGGAGTTGTTTATCCGCTATTTTATGATAAAAGACAATATTTGGAGTCTTTTGATAATAATAATGTGGGGAAAAAAGTCCCGTTTTGGGTGCAGAATAATGTAATATATAATGGAACTTCTTCTGTAGTAGACGGAGATTTTGTTATGGAATTTGTTGTTCCGAAGGATATCAATTTCTCTTATGGAAAAGGGAAATTGTCTTTTTATGCTGTGTCGGATAAATGTGATGCTTCAGGAGGTAATTCAGATGTTATTGTTGGGGGAATAGATGTTACACAGGCGATAGATTCTGAAGGGCCATCTATGGATCTGTATATGAATAATGAATTTTTTGATGATGGTGGAATCACTAATTCCAGTCCTGTATTTATAGCAGATTTAGAAGATGAATCAGGAATAAACACTGTCGGTAATGGAATTGGTCATGATTTGAAAATGTTATTGACTTCAGAAAACATCGGGCAGGAGATTATTTTAAATGAGTATTATGTTTCCAAAATTGATGACTTTTCTAAAGGAAAGGTTACTTATCAATTATTGGGACTGGATCCGGGACAGTATAAGATTGAATTTATAGCATGGGATGTTTTTAACAATTCTTCGACCGGGCAATTACATTTTACAGTTAAGGATGATGATGAAATGGTAATTAGTAATACCTATAATTATCCTAATCCTTTTCCGGATAAAACTACCTTTAAATTCTCTCATAATAAGCCTAATGAGGCTTTATCGACAATGATTGAAATATATACGATATCGGGTGCTTTAGTAAAAACTTTAGTTCAATACAATAATTATGATGGTTTTGTAGTTAATGATATTGTTTGGGAAGGAAAATCAGATAGTGGGGCACTGTTGCCAACAGGCACCTATATTTATAAGATTAGCACTATAGGCGAAGATGGCAGTTCGTCGAATCAAGTAGTGAATAAATTAATGATAATTCGATAATATTTAACATATTTGCACAAAATAAATATAAAATGCGTAACCTTAATAAACTAATAGTATTTGCCGTCTTGGTAATTTTTACAAACGGCGTAAATGCTCAAGATAATCCGATAATAACTGCAGCTCCTTTTTTAACAATCACGCCAGATGCTAAGGCAGGTGCAATGGGAGATGTTGGTGCGGCAAGTTCTCCGGATGTTTACTCTCAGTATTGGAATCCTGCAAAATATATTTTTTCGGAAAATAATTCCGGAATAGGTATTTCCTATACTCCCTGGTTGAATGAATTGGTAAGTGATATTTTTGTCGGTTATGTTTCCGGGTACTATAAAATAAACGATCGTAGTGCATTAGGTTCTAGTTTGAGATACTTTGGTTTGGGTGAAATTCAACTGACAGATGATACAGGTTTGGGGTTGGGAAGTATTAATCCCAATGAATTTTCGTTTGATATTTCTTATGCACTAAAACTTGATGACAGGTTTTCAATGGCCGTAGGATTGAGATATATACAAAGTAATATAGCTTCGGCAGGAGGATACAACAGTGCAGATGATGTTGGTCCGGGAAGGTCTGTAGGAGTAGATATAGCAGGATATTATAATTCGAAAGAGTATAAGTACAAAGATTTCGACGGTCAATGGACTTTTGGGTGGAATGTGTCTAATATAGGTCCTAAAATGGCTTATAATAAAAACTCTGAAGATGAATATTTTATACCTACGAATTTGAGGTTTGGAGCAGGCTATAAGTTTAAATTTGATCAATATAATGTATTAAATATTTCTGTTGATGCTAACAAGTTACTTGTACCTACACCACCGATTTATTCTGAAGATAATCCGGAAGAAATTGTAGCGGGTAAGGATCCTAATGTAGGAGTTATTCAGGGAATATTTCAATCATTTAATGATGCTCCGGACGGTTTTAGTGAAGAAATGAAAGAGATAGCATGGGCATTTGGAGCGGAGTATATATATGATGATACTTTTGCTTTACGCGGAGGGTATTTTCATGAGGATATAACAAAAGGAGCAAGACAATATGCTACAATTGGATTTGGATTTAATTACAATGCTATT from Bacteroidota bacterium includes these protein-coding regions:
- the porU gene encoding type IX secretion system sortase PorU; the protein is MAKYLYYILLLFPGLLHAQLNDVNVSLNWDFNEITKKYEIESDNQYIYEDYYYIRLSERNYLSKLNFELFDFHFLDIDSSEVPDSLDFAEKLEYSVNWAKGRNGWVPTIRMKPLIDDEGNAKLLSSFKLKETVVVSKRFEELDSKFTSNSVLSDGNWVKLSIDKSGVYKIDNSLMGEIASKLGIGMSEIDPRNIAIYGQRGSRLPEVNSDYNSDDLKELAIEVFGEDDGVFSNEDYLVFYAEGAIGQKVDVSTARLSHVVNTYTDNTFVFITVKGVKGKRIEKLSYVSGDPTMIVDTYNSFAYHELEEVNFIQSGQMWFGERLERNPNLSIKFDFPDRVVDRGFYVETAIGVHPETYMRLGVKANGSDLYTFNFGVDDEYYTTKKNSNSNSSKESIDIDFSFSNGGEGECLLDYIEVNAISKLVANNKQYSFRNVEAISNMVSEYRISNPSLLSDVWNITNPLSPKKVELSTSSGYSSFKEDSGGLEEYQLIVSGDYYSPEVVSRIENQNLHSHSAVDYLIITHNSLHDSAEKLAAFHRGRGLEVSVIDVEDIYNEFSAGRQDLVAIRQFVKMVYEKGGMPSKLKYLLMFGDSSYDFKNRIENNTNLVPAYQAYISTSKSLSFVSDDYFGFMDDHEGGEISGSDLIDIAIGRIPVMTDEEGNDVVRKIEEYSSSSSFGDWRNKVQLISDDYKINKGSDWEINLIKDTEKLSDWLSDRDSKINHQKVYLDSYKIERTSGGNTYPQAHLDFMQNVQTGNLVTNFFGHGSETKWTGEGLFNIDDVEKFSNINNLPLFITITCEFSRYDNPAIYSGGEKLMTYKDGGGVGLISTTREMSAGSGNNINRLLFSYLFPENTEDYKTIGEVLMLTKNMYPSGISKRIVSLLGDPALMLAYPKKEIKVNSINYNDVESTDSITIMSMMKVHIEGEINYNGQKDTGFNGVVYPLFYDKRQYLESFDNNNVGKKVPFWVQNNVIYNGTSSVVDGDFVMEFVVPKDINFSYGKGKLSFYAVSDKCDASGGNSDVIVGGIDVTQAIDSEGPSMDLYMNNEFFDDGGITNSSPVFIADLEDESGINTVGNGIGHDLKMLLTSENIGQEIILNEYYVSKIDDFSKGKVTYQLLGLDPGQYKIEFIAWDVFNNSSTGQLHFTVKDDDEMVISNTYNYPNPFPDKTTFKFSHNKPNEALSTMIEIYTISGALVKTLVQYNNYDGFVVNDIVWEGKSDSGALLPTGTYIYKISTIGEDGSSSNQVVNKLMIIR
- the porV gene encoding type IX secretion system outer membrane channel protein PorV, whose protein sequence is MRNLNKLIVFAVLVIFTNGVNAQDNPIITAAPFLTITPDAKAGAMGDVGAASSPDVYSQYWNPAKYIFSENNSGIGISYTPWLNELVSDIFVGYVSGYYKINDRSALGSSLRYFGLGEIQLTDDTGLGLGSINPNEFSFDISYALKLDDRFSMAVGLRYIQSNIASAGGYNSADDVGPGRSVGVDIAGYYNSKEYKYKDFDGQWTFGWNVSNIGPKMAYNKNSEDEYFIPTNLRFGAGYKFKFDQYNVLNISVDANKLLVPTPPIYSEDNPEEIVAGKDPNVGVIQGIFQSFNDAPDGFSEEMKEIAWAFGAEYIYDDTFALRGGYFHEDITKGARQYATIGFGFNYNAIGLDFSYLISTSQVKSPLENTLRFSLTLDLGSFDLLGEEIDE